The Leptolyngbya sp. 'hensonii' region CTGATATTTCATCAGGCGGCTCACTTGAAGTTGCCAACTGGCTGAACAATTTTTCCACACCATTGCCGGACAAGGGTTCAGGAGTTGCAACTGGGGTAAGGGCAGGAGAGGGGACCCAAGCAGGCGTTGGGCTAGTCGCAGTTGGACTGGTTACAACTGGGGGGTGCTGTGCTACTTGCTGTGTTGCAAAAATAGGTGGGGGATTGAGCGTTGGGGAGGCGACAGGTAGAGATTGCGCGATCGGAGTTGTAGGACGTATGCCAGTCTGGGAAAGACCTTGCTTCTTAGGCGTAACCAGAGCAACCAATTTCACCTGGTGAAGTTTCCGGGAATTGGAGAATTGGGGCGATTGGGGCTTTGGGTTGAGATCCTGAGAAATTGGGATGAGCAAAACCAGCAGATGTGCTCCTAGAGAGCAACATAGAATCGGTCGGAGGAAAAATTTTAACCTAATGAATAAGCTTCTCTTCATTATGGCTGGAGATTACCATACCAACTAAGTTAGCATCTCCTCCTCCTGGGTTGGTATTGAATGCAACTGTAATTCTAATTGGCTTTGTGTTATAGTCAGCGGTCGCCTCTTGAAACAGGTAGAGGATTGAGCGATAGACTACTCCTTTATCCACCCTAGTGGTCAGTCAATCAATGATTGACGGGCAGCCACAATCCAGGTTGTTGATTGGGGTTAAATTTTGCGGGTCTTCGACCTGTCAAAATTTTCTTGACGGAACACTAGTCTCCTGAGGGAAGGGATGGGAGAGGATAGAAGGGGCAGTCCAAATGTTTGACTGTTTTGCTCATCACGAAAGGTTGCAATTTAGGAGAAAATCATGAAAGTTAGTGCACGTAACGCCCTGAAGGGAACTGTGAAGTCTGTGGTGACAGGGGTTGTCAATGACGAGGTGACCGTGGAAATTGCTCCCGGTGTGGAAGTTGTGGCTATGATCACCAAGACTTCGGCTGAGAACTTAAGTCTGGCAGTTGGCAAGGAAGTGTACACGGTCATCAAAGCCTCAGATGTAATGATTGCTATCGATTAAATTCTTCGATCGCTATAATTGCCCCCAATACCCCCAATCAGAATGTACGTCACCTGACTGGGGGTTAGTTTTGACCAGCAATATCTTTATATGCTTGATCAGTCCGGTTGGTAACAAAACTAGCAGATTTATTGGCTAACTTTTTGCATCCTAAATTGTAGGAGATAGTAGCAGTTCTGTTTCAGTTGTGAGAGACCAGAGGAGCTTGAGCCTATGGGTTTGTGTCAAGCCTCTCTCACAAATAGTTCAGAACTGCGATCTTGATCTGCCTATGCTATCCCAATCTGCCAAACTCAAGTCTTGGAGCAATAACCATGAACTCCTCCAATTTGCCTGCAGATGATCAAGCACCGCCCCCTTCCCCAGCCGATCGATTGCTACAGTTGGAGTTACAAGAAGGGATCGGAAAGCTGTTTTATGCATCCTGCGACCCAACCACCCATGATCTGCTGTCAAAGTGTCAGTGGGGCTTCAGGGCTTCCAATACAGGGCTAACGTTAGAAATCTGCTGTTCTGATGCTGGAATCTATCAGACTATTCACCAAATGAAAACGCAGATGATCCAGGTTCTGAAAGCGTTGTTCATTGAGGATCCCCAAATCCATATTGATCTCCCAGCGCAACCAGCAGCACCCATAGCACCAACTCCTGCCTTTTTTCAAGCTACAATTTCCTGTTCCTTAGCGGAGCAAATTACCTATCGGGATCAGGATATTCATCAAGTTCCGCTGGCCAAAGATCAGCGAGGACAATTCTCGTTAATTTGCATTTCCGCTGGGGACGATATTCCCACCCATTCGACCACACAAGGGACTGCGATTTACGTTCTGGAAGGGCAGGGCAAGCTGGAGCAGGGGGGGCAGCCCATCTCGCTGCAACCTGGGAGCTTTGCCTATGTTCCCCCTAAAACAACCCATACCTTGAAGGCGATCGAAAACCTGGCTTTGCTGTGTGCCTGGATTTAGGCGATTGCGGGTGCAAGAACCAAAGGTCAGACTGCTCACAGCACCATCCACAGGATTTAGACATGCTGGCTTGAAAATATTCGTACCCTGACCCAAATAAATTTTGAGAGGCCGACTGTAAGCAGACCCCAGTTTGCGAGTACATGCTTAATGTTCAGGACTCACTGAAAATCCTGATGTGGTATCAATGAGCTGTTAGTCGGAAAAGTCTGACTGAATGGGCATTTACGCCTTCTAAAATTCATCTCTCGATCGCCCCAGAACAGCGTGAATGACAGCAACAGTCAAGTCAATCTGAATTGTATTGAGAGGTTGGTATCATGGTTACGAGTCCGACAAAATTGAGTGGATTCACCACCCAGATTCATGATCACATTGCGTACATTGAAGCAGGGGTATACCGTAAAATTATTGCTAAGGATGGGCAACGTCAGGCTGTTTTGGTCTGTCTTAAAGCAGGCACTTATTTGAGCAAACATACCTCATCCCACGATGGGTTTATGATTGTAATTGAAGGCCAGGGAACCTTCACCCTGGAGGGAGAAGAAACTACCCTGGAAGCAGGTGTGTTTATTTCCCTACCAGCCAACACAGCTCATGCTATCCATGCGATCGCCAATTTGGCCTTTCTCAAAGTGGTGGATAGTCACAATGACTGTCAGGAGCATCCCCCATCTGCAGAGGGTAGCCCCTAATTGAGTGACCTTCATGCAGCCTCTTTTACGAGTTTACAGTCCTGCTCCCTCAGCGGAGTCGTTCACAAAGTGTCCCCCCAGGGGATAGGGAGCAGGAAGAGAGGGTAGGAATGCAAAATATTTTGGCTGCAACCACATTAGGATTCAGACCTCTGACTGCTCGAAGAAGTCAGTGATCTGTGTTAAAGACGTTATGTCCACTTTGCTCTGGGAATAAGGAAGATCGCCCTGTCCCCCGGAGTACGCACTCGTACTGATTACAGGTAGGCATTGCTGCGCGACAATAGAGAAGTATCGAGTCGTAACACTCACTATGTCTCTACCCAACACATCAGGCTGTGCCGCTGCCCTCACGCAGCAACAGCAAACCCTTTACCATCACCTGGATGCCGATGTGGATTTTGATGGGGTTGATAGTGATGTCGAAGATCCTCAAGACTCAGAGTCTGAGGTGGGCGTCCCAGCTCAACCTGCTAAATCTAAAAATTGTACCGTCGTGGAAAACGGTCGGGTTGTGGTCAAGCCCCTCTGCCATGGGACAACGGATACCGATCGTTAGGCTGAAAGCGACCCGTAGCTATTCCAGAGGCAGCGCATCGTGGAAATGCGTGTAATCCAGATAGGTTTGCCCGTCAGGGGTAATGTGAAAGATATCGACAAAGCGGTTATTCCATAAAATGTCCTGAGCAGCATAAGTGTGGCGGGCATGAATCACCTGCATCACCGTTTCATCAATACCGCTCAAAGAGGCCACGATCGCAGCCCTTATCCGCACCAGATCTGTACTGTCAATCCCATAAAGCGGGCTCTCTGGATCGATGGGATGCATGGCAGTCCAACTGAGGGTAAAGCTGGGGGTGCGGTTTCGGAGCAGTTTCAGCTCATAGAAGCGCCGCATGGCATGCCCTTCGTCACTCATTTCATCCCGCATCAGATAAACCTGGAGTTGGGCCTCCAAAATCTGATTGCGTCGCTGGTTCCCAGCCCGGAACATCAGAGTTGGGACATTGTTGTAGGGGGTGATCACTGCAACTTGGCTGAATATCACTCGCGCCGTAGGCCGGGAAAACCGGGCAAAGGCCAGTCCTGTCAAAACAGCGATGCCAACCAGGGCCACGATCGCTTCGATCGTGACCAGGCTGTGGGCATAAATTGTTTTGGGATACATTGCGCCATACCCAATGGAGGCCAGGGTCTGAACACTGAAAAAAAACTGATCCAGAAATGATCCTGGCTGGGCATTCGCAATACAATCTCCTCCCAGCATGTAGGCCAGGGCAAACAGGGCGTTAATGGCAATGTAGACCCCCACCACGATCGCCAGAAAACCACTCCAGGGGATGGTCAGCATCAGGTGGTAGGGATCCCGCCAGTAGGAATGCCAGACCCCTAAACCCATAATTTGGAACCGCCCATCCTGCATCCGGATATGAATTCGGGAAGAACGCTTTTGCCGCTGACGCTGGTAATGAATGAATAAAGACTGGAGCCGTTTCATGCCCTGCACTGAGAGGAAGGAATTTGGACCAACCAGAGGGGGATCCCTCTCATCGCCAGGAACCGTCAGGCCCCTGGTTTGATGTCTCTATCATAGGGTGCGATCGCAAAGGGAGGGCAAGCCTTGCCCTGATCATGGGGTTGCTTTGGGCTGGAAAGGTGTAAACTTACCCCCCAGACCTTCCACGATCGTCTGGGTATTGGCAATCATCATCGTGACATAGGTACTGGCTCCAGACTCTGGTTCCCCCAGGCTATCGGAGAAAAGGGCACGATCGGAGACTTTGACCCCAGCCTCCCTGGCGACAGCCTCAATCAGCTTAGGATTGACTACAATCTCGACAAAAATTGTCGGCACCTGGCTGGCTTTCACGTTCTCTACCAGTTCCCTGATCCGACCTGCCGATGGTTTTTCCTCAGTGCTGATCCCCTGCAATGCCCCCTTGACAGGAATGTTGTAGGCGGTAGCATAATACTCCATCGCATCATGGGTGGTCACCAGTTTCCGGGCAGAGGGTGGAATCGTGGCAATTTGCGCCTTAATCCAGCGATGAATTTGGGTCAACTCGGCCTCCAAAGTTTGAGCATTCTGGCTATACAGATTGGCCTGTTCCGGCACCAGTTGAGACAACTCTGTTTGAATCACCCGCACCATCTGTGCGCCGTTTTCTGCATTCTGCCAGACATGGGGGTCCGGAACTTTGGCTGCCACCTCGTCCTTTTCTCCAGGCTCAGCTTCCTCATGCCCATGCCCGTGATCCTGCGCTTCACCCAGAAGGGGTTTTGGGATCGCTTTTTCTGCCACAGCCACCTTGACCGCTGGATTAGAGGTGGCCTTGATCAGTTTGATCAGGCTGGGTTCAAAGTCATACCCGGAGTAGAGAATGAGTTGGGCATCTTCGATCGCCTTCCGATCTGCAGGGGTGGCCCCATAGACGTGTCCATCCAAGCCCGGTTTGAGCAGACAGGTCAGGTCAATTGTACTGGCTGCAATGCGTCGGGTCAGGTCACAGAGAATTGTGGTGGTCACCACAACCCTCAACCCCTGAGGAGAGCTGGCCACGGAGGAAAGAGGCGTTGAGGCCGGACGGTTCTGGTTGTCAGGGGATGGGACCGTACAATTGGTCAATCCGCCCAAGATAACAGCCAGAGCCATAGGCCCCCAGAGCCTACAGGATCGAGTACCCATCACTTTTACCTTCCTCAAGCAAGATTGATAACGATTCTCATTTTCAGAATCATATTAAGGGGACGTAAATCCCCTGTCAACGACCTCGGAGAACAGAAGGCCGCTGGCAAATCCCGACGCAGCGTTCTAGCCCAAGTTCTGTACCTGCTGGACTGGATGTTGTCTCTAAATGCGCTCCAATCTGATTGGCAGCAGCCTGCCTAACTTTTCCTCTAGGCGGTAGGCCTGATATTCATAGAGGGAAAGCTGGATATTGCCAGGTAAGTTGTCCATGAATTGTCGCGCCTCGATCAGGTTACAACCTGTAATGTTGGACAAGACATTACCCGCATCAAACAGGGACGCTGAATTGAGGGGTTTTTCAGCATAGATCAGCCAGTTGGGAGGAGGGGTGGTGTCCCCGCGCTCGATCCGCTGCAAACTACGCAGGGATGAAAGCACTACCAGGGTATCTCCGACTTTGAGCCGAATATCATCGGGTGGAAAGGTCATTCTTAAGGTTTCGCCTGACTCTACAGTACTGTGCTTCCGGTAATAAACAGGCACTACCCCATACCCATAGGCAACCTGGGCCAGCAATTTACCCTCTAAAGTATCCCCTTCCGTAATCTGATATTCTGTCACCAGCACGGTTTGATTTTGACTGCGAAACAACCCCAGGATATTTTCTCCAAAAGCGGCAGCCGCAAAAACTTCCCCGGCCAGCGCATCAGCACATAAAACCCTGGCATCGGGGAGTAACTCAGAGACGTTTTCGTTAAATCGCTGGTTATACGTACGAATAACCAGGCCAATGGTTCGCTTCATAGCGAGATCCTTCTGGGAATTGCCCTGGGATGCCACTTCCCTGGCCATGAGCGCAATCTCCAGATTTAGCATCTGGTCATCTGTGGTGACCACAATACTTTTGGCTGTTGACAGATTGACGTGTTCCAGTTCCTGGATAATATTGCCAAAAAATACAGGGGAACCCACCAGGAGATCAGGGTCTTCAGGCTGATTCGTAATTCCCACAATCTCCTGCTGAAAATCCTGCAGGATCGCAGCGACACGTCGCCCGACTCGCCCCAAACCCACCAGGATAATGTGGTTTTGGAGGGGGATCCGAGGTCGTTGAGAGAGGAAGGACAAGCGAGAACTCAGCAGATTATCAGCAATCAACCCCAACACACCCAGGACAAACAGCAAGCTAACGATCGTGATCATCAAGCAAATAATCTGCACCCCAAAAGGCACCGTACTGGGTTCCAATCCCCCAAAGATGTCGCCATAGCCACCCAGCAGCAGGATAATCCCAACTATCCACGATCGTTGCCAGGTGATACCTGGCACATTGAATTTGAGTAAGACCGCCCCAAGAATCCAGAGTAGCAGGGCTGTCACCAATCCTATCCCAATGATGAATCGGGTTCTTTGAGCCTGTAGCCATGGCCAGAACTTTGATACCTTCGTTCTCCAGTCTTCCTGGAGCAACGCTTGCAGCCATTGCCAAACTCGCCTGACCCGATCTCGATGGGTCGGTTGAGCGGCATGGGACGTGAGAGAAGGCTCCTCCAGTTCGGCATAGATCACGGTATCGCCAGCCTTAATCTGCGTCGTTGCCTGCCACTGGTAGAACAAGGCAGATTCGGATGCTCCGGGTTCAGACGAATTCTGCTCGGAATTTAAAAGACTGACCAATCGATATTTCTTCCGATGCAATCTGGCAGCGATCGCATTTTCGAACCGTTGATCACCAGGCTGGATCGATTGGCTGAGAACTCGAAACTTCAGATCTTCAATTCTGAACAGCCCTAAGGTTCCCTGACCCAACCCTTCCAGTGCAAAGGTGGTAGCAGGCAATTCAGTGGGCTCAAACGCCTCAAAGTCCCCCAGATGATGTTTCAGCAATTGGTTCAGGTTTTGCCGGGACGATCGAACCACAATTCTCACCTGGGAATTCAATTTCCGGGCCAGAATGGCTGTTTCCACGTTCGTACTTTCATGGTCTGTCACAATCAAAATAGCCCGACAGTTCTTAATGTCTGCCTGAAGCAAAACCTCCTCATCCAGACAATCTCCCAGGATTAATGCTTCCAACATTTCTGGCAGATGATGAACTTCCCAAGCATTTGGTTTTTGCCGGTCAATTCCTTTCACCTTAATCTGGTAATCTCTGGTGTTTCCCTGGATTTTTTCCTGAAAGGCAAACGTCTTAATATTGGCAACGGTGTATTGTCCCAGGCTCCCCAAACCACAAACGATAAATAGATCGGCTGCAGTCTTAGAAGGGGATGGGGGTTCCAGAGGCAACATAGGCAGTATGAGCCTGTTGGCACTTGTCATGCATTTTTTACCAGTCTGCCTGAAACTGGCAGATTCTGGCAACTATGGGAAGGCTGCCTGCATCTCCGTCTGTGGCGGCACTTCATCGAATCTTTACAGGGATCTGTTTCCCAGATTACATAGTCCTGCCCATTCGTTGATGATAGACTCCTAGCGGAAATTGCGTATGGGATAAGGATGAGACTTTATAGATCTCTGTAAAGTTACAGAGGAGATTTGTAACGAAAAGTGCTTCCGGTGGATCACAGTGTTCACATCTGTCAATACTTTTTCATTCAATTCATATTTTCTTGGCTAAATTTCTTCTGAAAAGTTGCGAATTAACCAAATTCTGTTATGCCTTTGTCTTGCGTTTTTTAAATACAACCGGAAGCAGTTATTAATCGCCTTTCAGTCATCCAAACTTCTCTCTATAAATCATATTTTTTGCATAGCAGCTTAATGCTGTTGTGCAGTTTTCCTATGCAAATTTTTCAACCTCTCTCACAAATTGCGCTAAAGCACCCTCAGGAGTTTTTTGACCATGGCTACAACCCTTAATCCCGGAGATATTGCGATCGTGGGTTTCCGCTCCGGAACACCCGATGGGCTCGCCTTTGTTACCTTTAAAGATCTGGACGCAGGCACCATGCTTGGGTTCACCGATGCCTCCTATCAGCAGTCCAACACAGCCGGTAGCTGGCGCGGGACAGAAAACTTTGCAGTTTGGACAGCCTCAACTCCCATTCCGGCTGGGACAGTGGTCGTGCTGTCTTTCCCGGCCAGTCCAACTTCAGATAACGGGACTATCACTGGGGCCTTAAGTGGACTCTCTGGGAGTGGGGATCAGATTTTTGTCTACCAGCGGGCCGATGGAACTGTCTCCACCAGTTCCCCCTTTACCGCTGCTGCGACTTCAACCACCTGGAATGCGGCCAACGGTGGTTCATTGCTGTTTGGCATTAACTTCGCCTCAACAGGTGGATTTATCACCAGTGGCACTGGAAACCTGAACAGCACCAACACCTCCTATGTCCCCGATGCAGGTTCGGGTGCAGGTGCCCTCACCCTGGGTTCCACCGCCCTGAGCATCACCAATTCTGGCATCATTGCCAATGCTCAATACAATGGGCCTCGCAGCGGCCTCTCGATCGAGGACTTCAAAACTCAAATCTTGAACCAGAGCAACTGGACAGGGGTGGATAGCACCAGTGGCACCCTGGACTCTGGTGATTTTGCGATCGCGTCCTCCCTACCCAGCGTCACCCTCTCTGTCAGCCCCACCACAGGCACGGAAGCGAATCAAACGGTGATTACGGTGACAGCCACAGCCTCCAGTGCGGTTTCGGGCGACCAAACGGTGAATCTGGAGGTATCCGGAGCTGGCCTTACCTCCGAAGACTACAGCCTCAGCAGCACAGTGATTACGATTCCCGATGGACAAACCACGGGCTCAGTCACCTTCACCATTCAGGACGATACAGCGATCGAAGGCGCTGAAACCGCCGCCCTCACCATCAGCAATCCTTCCACCGGGGTTGTCCTGGGCAGCACGACCACCCAGGACATCAGCATCACAGATAACGATATTGCCCCTGCTGGAGTCACGATCGCCCCCTCAGATGGCAGCACCAATGTCACCGAAGGCGGAGCCACGGATGCTTATACGGTAGTTCTGAACAGCCAGCCTACAGCGGATGTGACCATCACCCTCAACGCTGGAACCCAACTCACCCCCTCCACCAGCACCCTCACCTTCACCCCAGACAACTGGAATGTCGGCCAGGAGGTGACCGTCACAGCAGTAGATGACGCGGTGTTTGAAGGTCTCCATGCAGGGACGATCGCCCACACCGTCACCAGTGCGGATACCAGCTATAACGGGCTAGCGATCCCAGGAGTCACCGCCAGCATTACTGACAATGAATCGGAAACAAACCCTTCGCTGCAAATCCGGATTACGGAGTACATGTACTCTGGTGCGAACGGCGAATTTGTTGAGTTTACAAACATTGGCACCAGTGCGGTAGACCTGACAGGCTGGAGCTTTGACGATAATTCTCGGGTACCGGGTTCCTTCTCCTTAAGCGGATTTGGGGTGGTGCAACCGGGCGAGTCGGTCATCCTGACGGAAAACACGGATGCTGCTTTCCGCACCGCCTGGAACCTGTCTCCCTCAACCAAAGTCATTGGTGGCCTGAACCAAAATCTGGGCCGCGCCGATGAGATCAATCTTTACAACAACAATAACCAGCGGGTCGATCGTCTCACCTATGACGACCAGACGATCGCCGGATCGGTGCGCACCCAGAACGTGAGTGGCTGGACGAGTCTGGCGAACCTCGGAGGGAATAACGCGGCTCAATGGCAGCTCTCCACCGTTGGGGATACCCAGGGTTCTCTGACCTCCACCGGCGGTGACATCGGCAATCCTGGGGGCTATGTGACAGGGGTTGTGCCTGCGGTCATTCTCAGTCAGACGGGCAACAGCACGACGGTGACTGAAGGGGGAGGGACAGACAGCTACACCATCGCCCTCACAACCACTCCCACGGCTCCGGTCAATATCACTGTCTCAGCCGGTGCCCAGGCCCTGGTAAGCACGGACGGGGTCAATTTCTTCTCCTCCCTGGACCTGAGCTTTGACAATACTGCAGCCCAGACGATTACGGTGCAGGCGGTGGACGACGCAACCTTTGAAACCAAGCCCCACGCAGGCACGATCGCCCACAGCATCTCCAGTGCCGATGCGGTTTATGCGGGCCTGACCATCCCCAGTCTGGCCATCAGCATCACGGATAACGATACGGCCCCGAATTCACCGGCGATTCGGATCACGGAATATCAGTACGATGGCAACGGGAGCGAATTCTTTGAACTCACGAATACAGGTGCAACAGCCGTTGACCTGTCGGGCTGGAGCTACGACGATGACTCTCGTCTGGCTGGAACCTTCTCCCTCAGCCCGTTTGGATTGGTGGCACCGGGCGAATCCGTGATTGTCACCGAAAACACGGCTGAAGGCTTCCGGAATGATTGGGGGCTCTCCGCATCGGTAAAGGTGATTGGGGGCCTGACCGTGAATTTAGGCCGGGAAGATGAAATCAACATCTTCGACAATAACGGCCAACTGATTGATAGCCTGACCTACGGCGACAGCACCAAGTTTCCAGGCACGGGACGGACGCAGAATGTCAGTGCCTGGACAACAGCCGCCAATCTCGGCAAAAACGATGTCACCCAATGGCAACTGTCCACTGTCGGCGATGCCCTCAACTCCTTTAACTCCCTGAGTGGGGGCACGGGCAACCCTGGCAGCTTCAGCGCCAGCGCCACCCCCACCCCAGCCGTCATCATCAACCAGTCGGGGGGGAACACGAACGTCACCGAAGGCGGAGCCACCGATACCTACACCGTTGTGCTCAGAAGCCAGCCCACGGCTGATGTGACGATCGCCCTCACCCCCAATGCCCAACTGACCCCCAGTGCCCCGACCCTTACCTTCACCCCAGACAACTGGAATGTGGCCCAAACCGTCACGGTGACCGCAGTGGATGATGCCCTGTTTGAAGGCAGCCACTCCGGTGCAATCACCCACAGCGCCAGCAGCACTGACGCCAGCTACAATGGCATCTCCGTTCCCACCGTTTCTGCCACCATTACCGATAACGATACGGCTGTGGGAGCCGTGCCCACGATTCAGGAAAGCACCGCCACCCCATTCCTCAACCTGGCTGCCACCGGGTCGGGCACGGTGAGTGGGGTAATAGGCGACTCAACAGACCCTGCCAGCAGCCTGGGCATCGATTTCACAATTGCCGATACAGACACCCCCCTGGACAATCTCACAGTCACGGTCAGCAGCAGCAATCCCTCGGTGGTGCCCAATGGCAACCTGACCCTAACCGGCTCCGGCGGTACGCGCAATCTTAAGATCGACCCGACAGGGGTTGGTTTGGCCAACATTGTGGTGTCGGTCAGCGATGGTAACAACGTTGTCAACTACACGATTAACTACGCAGCCTCGGCAGCATCCGGCACCCCAGCCACCACCCGCTTCCACACCGGCACCAGTGATGCCTCGACCGCGATCGCCCTGGATGCCCAGTACATGCTGGTGGGGGATGACGAAGACCAGACGATTCGCCTCTACGATCGCAACAATTCCGGCCTGCCCTTGGCCAGCTTCGACTTCACTTCTGCCCTGGGCCTGACAGGTTCCAGTGAGATTGACCTGGAAGCCTCTACCCGTATCGATAACACCATTTACTGGATGGGTTCCCATGCTAACAACAGCAGTGCCCAGGATGCCCCCAACCGGGAACGGATTTTTGCCACCCAGTTGACGGGCACAGGAGCCAGTGCCACCCTCACCGCCCAGGGCTACTACCAGTTCCTCGAAGATGACCTGATCGCCTGGGATAACAGCAATGGCCATGGTCTGGGTGCAGGTTTCCTGGGGCTGTCAGCCAGTGCAGCCGACGGTGTTGGCCCTGAATTCCCCAATGGGTTCAACATTGAAGGGTTGACGATCGCCCCCGATGGGCAAACAGCTTATGTGTCCTTCCGGGCACCGCAGGAGCCGACTGCAGCCCGCAGTGATGCCCTGATTGTACCCGTCACCAATTTCACTAGCCTGTTCAATGCGTCAGGTGGAACTGCCGGTTCCACCCAGTTTGGAGCTCCGATATTCCTGGACCTGGACGGACGGGGCATTCGCAGCATCGAACGCAATGCTACTGGGGAGTATGTGATCATCGCTGGACCTGCCGGAGCCGCCACGGGTACCGCTCCGAATGACTTCCGCCTCTATACCTGGACTGGGAATGGGGCAGATGCGCCGGTGTTACGCAATGCCGATTTAACGGCTCTGAATGCGAACGGCAGTTTTGAATCGATCGTCGCTGTGCCTGACAACCTGACTAGCGGTAGCCAGATTCAGTTGCTGGTGGATAACGGAGACACCATCTGGTACAACAACGGTACGGCTTCTAAAGACCTGTCCCAGGATAACTTCCAAAAGTTCCGGAGTGAAACGGTCACCCTGGGAAGCCCCTTCAATCCCTTCCCCCTACCAGCGGGAGCGATTTCCCTCGCCAGTCCCTACTCCCAGGATTTCAATACCCTGATCAGCTCTGGCTCTGCCACCTGGGTGAATAACACCATTGAGGGCTGGTACACCGCCAGAACCGGCACCGGTACGACGATCGTTGCGAATGATGGCGGCAGTAACGCCGGTAACCTCTATAGCTATGGCTCCACCGGAAGCACAGAGCGGTCCCTGGGGTCAGTTGGTTCTGGCAATGCCGCAGCAGGCAACTTCTTCTGGGGAGGCCGCTTCTTCAATGACACGGGCAGCACGGTCAACACCCTGTACATCAATTACTTCGGGGAGCAGTGGCGCAACAGCGCCGCAACAGGCCAAACCCTGGATTTCCAATATCAAATCGGGGCCACCGGCCTGACGACGGGCACCTGGACCAACTTTGATCCCCTGGATTTCACCAGCCCGATCACGGGGGGCACAGCCAGTGCCCTGAACGGCAACCTGGCCCAAAACCGGACCTTAGTTTCCGGGACCCTCAACAACCTGTCCCTGGCTCCGGGACAGG contains the following coding sequences:
- a CDS encoding molybdopterin-binding protein, whose translation is MKVSARNALKGTVKSVVTGVVNDEVTVEIAPGVEVVAMITKTSAENLSLAVGKEVYTVIKASDVMIAID
- a CDS encoding cupin domain-containing protein produces the protein MNSSNLPADDQAPPPSPADRLLQLELQEGIGKLFYASCDPTTHDLLSKCQWGFRASNTGLTLEICCSDAGIYQTIHQMKTQMIQVLKALFIEDPQIHIDLPAQPAAPIAPTPAFFQATISCSLAEQITYRDQDIHQVPLAKDQRGQFSLICISAGDDIPTHSTTQGTAIYVLEGQGKLEQGGQPISLQPGSFAYVPPKTTHTLKAIENLALLCAWI
- a CDS encoding cupin domain-containing protein, coding for MVTSPTKLSGFTTQIHDHIAYIEAGVYRKIIAKDGQRQAVLVCLKAGTYLSKHTSSHDGFMIVIEGQGTFTLEGEETTLEAGVFISLPANTAHAIHAIANLAFLKVVDSHNDCQEHPPSAEGSP
- a CDS encoding ion channel — encoded protein: MKRLQSLFIHYQRQRQKRSSRIHIRMQDGRFQIMGLGVWHSYWRDPYHLMLTIPWSGFLAIVVGVYIAINALFALAYMLGGDCIANAQPGSFLDQFFFSVQTLASIGYGAMYPKTIYAHSLVTIEAIVALVGIAVLTGLAFARFSRPTARVIFSQVAVITPYNNVPTLMFRAGNQRRNQILEAQLQVYLMRDEMSDEGHAMRRFYELKLLRNRTPSFTLSWTAMHPIDPESPLYGIDSTDLVRIRAAIVASLSGIDETVMQVIHARHTYAAQDILWNNRFVDIFHITPDGQTYLDYTHFHDALPLE
- a CDS encoding zinc ABC transporter substrate-binding protein, whose translation is MGTRSCRLWGPMALAVILGGLTNCTVPSPDNQNRPASTPLSSVASSPQGLRVVVTTTILCDLTRRIAASTIDLTCLLKPGLDGHVYGATPADRKAIEDAQLILYSGYDFEPSLIKLIKATSNPAVKVAVAEKAIPKPLLGEAQDHGHGHEEAEPGEKDEVAAKVPDPHVWQNAENGAQMVRVIQTELSQLVPEQANLYSQNAQTLEAELTQIHRWIKAQIATIPPSARKLVTTHDAMEYYATAYNIPVKGALQGISTEEKPSAGRIRELVENVKASQVPTIFVEIVVNPKLIEAVAREAGVKVSDRALFSDSLGEPESGASTYVTMMIANTQTIVEGLGGKFTPFQPKATP
- a CDS encoding NAD-binding protein produces the protein MLPLEPPSPSKTAADLFIVCGLGSLGQYTVANIKTFAFQEKIQGNTRDYQIKVKGIDRQKPNAWEVHHLPEMLEALILGDCLDEEVLLQADIKNCRAILIVTDHESTNVETAILARKLNSQVRIVVRSSRQNLNQLLKHHLGDFEAFEPTELPATTFALEGLGQGTLGLFRIEDLKFRVLSQSIQPGDQRFENAIAARLHRKKYRLVSLLNSEQNSSEPGASESALFYQWQATTQIKAGDTVIYAELEEPSLTSHAAQPTHRDRVRRVWQWLQALLQEDWRTKVSKFWPWLQAQRTRFIIGIGLVTALLLWILGAVLLKFNVPGITWQRSWIVGIILLLGGYGDIFGGLEPSTVPFGVQIICLMITIVSLLFVLGVLGLIADNLLSSRLSFLSQRPRIPLQNHIILVGLGRVGRRVAAILQDFQQEIVGITNQPEDPDLLVGSPVFFGNIIQELEHVNLSTAKSIVVTTDDQMLNLEIALMAREVASQGNSQKDLAMKRTIGLVIRTYNQRFNENVSELLPDARVLCADALAGEVFAAAAFGENILGLFRSQNQTVLVTEYQITEGDTLEGKLLAQVAYGYGVVPVYYRKHSTVESGETLRMTFPPDDIRLKVGDTLVVLSSLRSLQRIERGDTTPPPNWLIYAEKPLNSASLFDAGNVLSNITGCNLIEARQFMDNLPGNIQLSLYEYQAYRLEEKLGRLLPIRLERI